In the Streptomyces sp. NBC_00525 genome, one interval contains:
- a CDS encoding polysaccharide deacetylase family protein, which yields MPNLRRTLAVLAPLLLAAGLAAPASAAPAPAGSAAWPPPATAYNHVDTDDPVLFITIDDGWGTEDAAGAQRLLIERRVPASLFLLPDAYKRDPAYYRTLLANSPARVENHTLTHRDMTTLSEAEQRQEICGARDRQLAAFGDSPQLFRPAGGATYQWPYYNDATRTAAAACGARSVVTWTHDLTTWGEWSPEVPELKSGDIVLLHMGPQLEGDLRRVLAAADEANLTPARLRDYLRNAS from the coding sequence ATGCCGAATCTGAGAAGAACTCTCGCCGTGCTCGCGCCACTGCTGCTGGCCGCGGGCCTTGCCGCCCCCGCCTCGGCGGCCCCGGCCCCCGCCGGCTCCGCTGCCTGGCCGCCGCCCGCCACCGCCTACAACCACGTCGACACCGACGACCCGGTCCTCTTCATCACCATCGACGACGGCTGGGGCACCGAGGACGCCGCCGGGGCCCAACGCCTGCTCATCGAGCGGCGGGTCCCCGCCTCGCTGTTCCTGCTGCCCGACGCCTACAAGCGCGACCCGGCCTACTACCGCACCCTGCTCGCCAACAGCCCGGCGCGGGTGGAGAACCACACCCTGACCCACCGTGACATGACCACCCTCAGCGAGGCCGAGCAGCGCCAGGAGATCTGCGGGGCCCGCGACCGCCAGCTCGCCGCCTTCGGCGACAGCCCCCAGCTCTTCCGCCCGGCGGGCGGCGCGACCTACCAGTGGCCGTACTACAACGACGCGACCCGGACCGCCGCCGCTGCCTGCGGCGCCCGCTCCGTCGTCACCTGGACCCACGACCTGACGACCTGGGGCGAGTGGTCACCCGAGGTGCCCGAGCTGAAGTCCGGGGACATCGTGCTCCTCCACATGGGACCGCAGCTGGAGGGCGACCTGCGCCGCGTCCTCGCCGCCGCGGACGAGGCGAACCTCACCCCGGCCCGACTGCGCGACTACCTCCGCAACGCCTCCTGA